From the genome of Candidatus Parvarchaeota archaeon, one region includes:
- the dnaJ gene encoding molecular chaperone DnaJ, with the protein MATKRDYYEILGVSKNASADEIKQAYRKLALQFHPDRNKDTGAEEKFKEISEAYAVLSDKQKRSTYDQYGHAGFDQRYSQEDIFRGANFGDFEDVFSKMGFGSGGFNDVFSSMFGFSTGGSRGGFGRRQGGKGEDLRADVEISLDEAFRGAKKQIRVEHDTLCKKCSGSGAEPGSDRINCGTCGGQGRVQQVQNLGGFGRFVSVGTCPACRGEGSIVGNKCADCRGKGKERKEETITVTIPAGVEDGTTLRVAGMGNSGRAGSGDMYVVVGVSENPRFSRDEDDLHTNLRVSFGTAALGSTAQIEGLDGKLSLTIPQGTQAGDVLRLKGEGMPKLGRKGRGDLYVKIAIDVPKNLSEKQKELIRQLEGLEKKKGLFDSMFR; encoded by the coding sequence TTGGCAACAAAAAGAGATTATTACGAAATACTCGGCGTGTCAAAAAATGCCAGTGCCGATGAGATAAAGCAGGCATACAGGAAACTTGCACTCCAGTTCCACCCAGACAGAAACAAGGACACTGGAGCCGAAGAGAAATTCAAGGAAATTTCAGAGGCATATGCGGTCCTTTCAGACAAGCAAAAGCGGTCAACTTATGACCAGTACGGGCATGCGGGCTTTGACCAGCGCTATTCCCAGGAGGATATTTTCAGGGGCGCAAATTTTGGGGACTTTGAAGACGTGTTCTCCAAAATGGGTTTTGGCTCAGGGGGATTCAATGATGTGTTTTCTTCAATGTTCGGTTTTTCAACTGGCGGCTCAAGGGGAGGATTTGGAAGGCGGCAGGGGGGAAAAGGGGAGGACCTGAGGGCCGACGTTGAAATCAGCCTTGATGAAGCGTTCAGGGGAGCAAAAAAACAAATAAGGGTCGAACATGACACATTGTGCAAAAAGTGTTCTGGAAGCGGAGCTGAACCTGGTTCTGACAGGATAAATTGCGGCACATGTGGCGGGCAGGGAAGGGTTCAGCAAGTCCAGAATCTTGGCGGATTTGGCAGATTTGTTAGTGTTGGCACCTGTCCGGCATGCAGGGGAGAGGGAAGCATTGTAGGAAATAAATGTGCAGATTGCAGGGGAAAGGGAAAGGAGAGAAAAGAGGAAACAATAACAGTCACAATTCCTGCAGGTGTTGAGGATGGCACTACGCTTAGGGTTGCCGGGATGGGCAACTCCGGTCGGGCGGGAAGCGGAGACATGTACGTTGTTGTTGGCGTTTCTGAAAACCCGCGTTTTTCAAGGGATGAGGACGATTTGCACACAAATCTCAGGGTTTCATTTGGCACAGCGGCCCTGGGTTCAACTGCTCAAATCGAAGGGCTGGATGGAAAACTGAGCCTTACAATACCCCAAGGCACTCAGGCAGGCGATGTACTCAGGCTTAAAGGTGAGGGGATGCCCAAGCTTGGCCGCAAGGGAAGGGGGGATTTGTATGTCAAAATCGCAATTGATGTGCCAAAAAACCTGTCTGAAAAACAAAAGGAACTAATCAGGCAGCTTGAGGGCCTTGAGAAGAAAAAAGGTTTGTTTGATTCGATGTTCAGATAA